AAGTATAGGTTTATATGTCTATCAGTCTATGCAGTTTATTTCACCCTCTTTTACaaattgaacttacaaagttactcCATAATTTAATCAATTAAGTTTCAAACTTGATATTTTTTTGAACTTTAATCTGCATTTATTGTTAATTGTACATAATTTTTTTGAATAGTATTCTACTCAATCTACATTGACATTTATTGTAAATAGTAAATAATACAATACTTAAACAGTTTATTCATTATTTAAAGACAAACATATCGGTGATCATGCTGCATACCTAAATGCCAAATAGGATGCTAATATAGTAACTGGACGTTTTTTCCTTCAAGATGTGGACTAATCTTAAAGTAAAAAATGCCAAAACTTGGCATACAACGGAGTTAAATAGCAATTATATTCtacaaaacatcaagaacaaaagaCACTGCAACGCCTTTCATGGCAGCTACAATGAATATATCAATATCTATAGTCATCTCCATGATTGAGCTGCAGCCAGTAAATCAAACAACATTCTTATGGAGTTCAGTCTTCATCTGAAATAGAGAAGAAAGATGTGACTATTTGAAGATAATGAAGAAAGTGCATTTTATACTATATCGGTGAAGGAACAGGGTATGTTTATAAAAAATAATACATGAACAAATATTTTTCTACCAGAAAATTTAACACatttttaaatctttatatgtAAGTTATATTACCACACATTTAAACATTAATTTGTATTAGTATACAAGAAACCTTTAAAGTATGAAATATAATATGTTAGGTTTTTAATCTGCATCTAGAATGCTTTCCATAAAGATGGGCATAAATATTTCCTTATACAAACCTTAAGATGAAGATGAAGCTGCTACTGCTGTCTTGCTGCCCTGATCACCGGGAGTTGCAGGTGATGGCGGTGTATATATTCGTGCTTTCTTCAAAATCTCAGCAACAACCCAGTTCTTCCGTTTGCTTAATGGTCTGGAAGGATCTAACTTAACCTGGAAAAAGAAGTTTTATACAAACATGAAAAAGCTTTACATATATAGAAAAAAACCTATGAATgtggttaaaaataaataaataaataaggagCGTCAATGTACGTAAGAAATATGCAACAATCGTTATCAGGAGCAGTTTGAAATGCAAAACTTGAATGCTTTACTAACCAATGGAAGAGAACATTCAACTTATATAAGTCATACCATAAATATATCTTGTAGGATACATCAAGTTCCTAAATTGCATAGCATATAGGAAAGAAAATGGTAGACAAGCAAATGCTCATAAACCTATGAGTTACTGATCTTATTTCAGCAGAGTAAGAAATATCTCATTGAGCAACCATTCACAGTCAAGGACCTTTTTTATTACAAAGTATTTATTACTTGCATTATGTTTAAACTATGGTATTTTTCTGGTGGCCAAacattaatactccgtaatatccTATATATAACATTCCCTACATTGACTTTACTATTCACAATAACACATGACTCCTAATTCATGTATGTATGAAATAACAAGCTTTAGTTGCATGACTAAAAAATCTTTATAGATTACATACTAAAAATCAATCAATCGCATCAATCCGTACACTTGAGCTTACCTTCACTCAATTGATTTCGTTCTTCTATCCTTTCTAATCAGGAAAGCCTTTTGTCATGATTCAAATGTGAGCAATTCGGTACAATTTACAATACACAACTAACTGAGAAAACTCTAAATTTAAAAACTAATTTAGTACAAAATGTTAAAGCTTCGCTGTTTATTAGTAATTAATTTCTCATAATTTCAGTAACAAAAGAGGAATAGGTTACAAAAGGACCTGCAGACAGAACAAAATTGTTAAATAAGTAGAGAAAACATACACGATCTCCGATATTGCACTGATTTTGTTCATCATGAGCCATGAATTTGGAGGTACGTTTGACGTAACGATTGTAAAGTTTGTTATGAAACAGTCTATCAACCGCAACCACCACCGATTTCTGCATTTTATTCGAAACCACCTTTCCAACTACTGATTTCATTTTTCTGATTAACACGAGATTCAATCTTACATACAAAACCCTACCCACCACAGCTCCGATCAGTCTAATGTAAAACCCTAGCTAGTCTGTCATTTTTAGTCCTTGATTTGTGTAATTATTTGTTACTCTTTTAGCCCTTTACTTTTACAAGTACTTCAATTTAGTCCcttttaacttttataaaaaaatataacgtTAGATCACATAGATAAACGGATCCACGAAATTGTCTCTTTTATcgctgtttttaatttatttaacggAAGCTACATACTATCAAAACAACAAAACATCTACCATTAAAACAAAACAATGTAAAGAGAACAAAACAATAATATCAAGTTAAACTACACATACTGAGAACGTTTTCAGTGGTAGCACTTATAACAAAGGTCGACCTAATAGTGGTACAATGTGTACATTTGTACAGAGCCCATATATTTTAGTGACCTAAAAAATATTAAGGAATTATGTACTCCGTATTATACTTGTATTTGTTTAGACATATCATTTAAGGCCCCAAAAGGAATTAAAAAACTAGGGGAAAAAAAAAGAAGAGGCAACGACGGTTCAATTTTAAGCAATACGCTATACGTGGCATACGTCGCCCGACTTCTGCTTCAACGATCTCTAACATATCACTTCAAGTTTCAATCTGTTCTGCCTTCTGGACTTTTGCTTCATCAATCTCtgttatatatatgtaagtattaactAAAAATGATGCTATTGTAGTATTGTCTTATAAGTTATTAACCTATAACTCTTACTAGTTTAATCTTTAGTTGAGACATGTTTAGTTGTGTACTGTTTCAATTGGAGTAGGTaatgagaaaaaaaaaatgtaTGTGTAGTCTGTAACTATCACTCACAGCTTGTGAGTGAGAAAATAATTGAATGAAATTTAGTTGATTAAAATTTGCTCATGCTATACAAGCCTTACTCATCGATGatccgtatgtatgtatgtatgtatgtatgtatgtatgtatgtatgtatgtatgaattatGATACACTCTTAGTCTCTTATTAGTTTaatgtttagttaattttactcATGCTATACTCGACGATTGCGTGTATCAATTTAACTTTATTTAAACTAGTTTGTTATAATATAAGTGATGAGTTATACTAGTTTGCTGAAGAGATCATACTGAAGAGAgcagttatttttttatatatgtctAACTTTTGAATTTTGATTTGTATGTTATTCTATTTTTAGGATAAGATATAAAATTGATGTAAGTTTTGTTGTATGGTTGTTGATTTGGTGAATATTGTTTATTAGAGCCTAAGATCATTTTTTTCGGTCTCGTTGTAGATACTTAAATTTTCAGAACCGGTCTAATAACCACCGTTACATATACCAAACCCATATCGTGTTTGTATAAAGATCATGTTACATATGTAAGTTAAAATCACTGGCAAAAtaaaaaatacaataaaaataaccCGACAAAACTATCACTAAGTAAAGTATAATATATGAAAGTCATAAGGTAACAAGATAAATAATGTAAATTTCTATACAAATTGCAAATTAGATACTTTTAAACCTTATAAatgttactattttttttttttaatcataaaccatataaacttttatagtttttgctatacaattataattaataattaatattaataatattaatattatgtgcAACATAACAATTAACAAGTGCTAAACTAGAATGAAAAATTTAATTGGGTAAAGCTGTTAATACCATATCAGAGTAAGGGTGTGTTTGTTTGGTGCTGAATGGAACCATTCAGTGCTGAATGCTGAATCGGTCAACATTCAGCGTGTTTGATAACAGCTTAAAAGACTCCTCTGAATGAGTCCAGGTGCTGAACGAAGCTCTGAACCATTTAGCTTCAAAATAGACTATATACCATTCAGATCTTTATTTTTTACCTCATTACCCCTTTATTCTCCCCAACCTATCTTCTTCCAGATTTCATCTCATCGATTTATCCCCTCACTGGTTATCATAGATATCCCTCTCGTATACTTCCGAATTTAATTAATCTTTCTCATCTTCTATTTTACGATCTATATATCATTAATTTCATACTCTTCTCGAACACCCTTTTATCCTATTTCCTTTTTTTAATTCATGTTATATTCAGtcaacgggattataaaatccattgATTTATTAAACTGCAATTTCTCAGTTTGTACTAACCTTTGTAAACTATGCGTCGGAGCAAAGTTAAAACTACGTTAGGTGAGTGAAGATGTGGTGATAAAAGTGATATGTTGTGGTATATCTGTATacggataatatatatatatatatatatatatatatatatatatatatatatatatatatatatatatatataaaaggttaAAATGGTAATTTTTTCTCGTTCAGAGTGTTGATTCAGAACACTTATCAAACAGTTATTTTCCATTCAGAATCATATTGATTCAGAGCTTCTGAACTGTTCAGAACTCTAAACCATTCAGtggtaaatcattcagttttatcaaaagcAGTCTAATAGTTTGAAAGTTAGAATAAAATTCATAAAAAATATATGGAAAAATTAGTTTAAAACCCCTAAATATAAATCTAATCCAAAATACCTCCCCTTTATATTTTTTTTGACAGTTGATCAAAATCAAAATCCCCCGATCCTATCACTACTAAATCTGCACTTTCTCCGTTCGATTCTGCACATCTCGCATCGTACGGCCGAAATCTTGATAGTACGTCTTCTCAAACTCACAATTTCTGTGCTTCGTTTCAAACTATGAAGTTAAAAACTCATATATTTCatctcatttattattatttttttgttaattTTATATATAGAAAGAATAAATCCCAGTTCAAACCGTAGTAGTAATTAGTAGCTTTAGTTAATCACAATTCAaagaaatatttagtgttttattCATTTGTGATTCGTTTGATCACTTGAATGATTAATTTCCATGCGTTCTTAATGGTCAATTTAAGCATCAAAACCCTATTCAAATATAATCCTTGTAATTGCAGGCTTTAGGGTTCATCTAAGTTGAGATAGGCCTGATCCTAAATCTAAAGTCAGATTGCTTGTAGTTAAGTGAAAACAACCCATTCGATATGCTTGCAGACGTCGAATGCGTTAGGAGTTTTTATTGTTAATATGTTGTGATTAAGGGTTTTATGATAAATCTatcttagggtgcgtttgataaaactgaatgatttagcgctgaatggttcataatctgaatgattcaaagcctctgaataaagtttcttctgaatgaaaataagctgtttgataagaaCGATATAAACCGAGTAAAATTACCTTATCAAAGTAtaacatgaataaaatattcaatatacttgttagttaagtgtCCAGGATAGAATTTGAGGAGAAAattacagaaaatttaggctcTTGATGGTTAATAGAGTatttcatctctgaatggttcagcactgaattctaaaccatatgtcattcagaggtcagaaacaaacgcactgaatgctgaatggttcagcattcagcactgaaccattccattaagaggcaaacaaacacACCCTTATAGTAGTCCCCCATGTTCTATTATTCCTAGGTTGCTTTGGATAAACTGCTACTCCTATTAATGACTAAAGTTCGAGTTTTGTTATTATATTTTGCAGATTGGTTATTGATTTAGTTGGCAATGTATAAATTATACAGAGTAGTTGTTTTGGTTATATAAGCATATGTTTTTATATGTCTTTTTACattttattgattattgatatcaTTGTCCCATTTATATTATTACGAAAAGGTTATCAAAGAAACTACATCCAGTTTGAGAAAAACTAATCAATGTACACAAGTTGTATGTGTTTAGATTCCACTTAAGTAAATTGATCTTATGATTTTTGGATTGTTGCAGTTTGAAGCCAACAATGGCAAAAGTAATAGAGAAGTTCTTTATAACGTCTATGTTGATGTGGATGGTTCCTATTGCAATCTTGTATGCCTTCAACAACAATTTATTTCCCGGTAAGTTTCTTTGGAAAAATCAAACGTGCACTCTTTTTTTCGGGGAAATAGTAATAGTAACCAAACTAATAAAGAGATGGTAAATGAGCAATTATTGATATTAGTTTCGAGAAGTCGCACATTGTAATGATATGTCAgtaatattattttttaattagaCTCGATATAGATATTGAAAAATGAAACACATTTGAAGTTTTTACTCCCAAAGTCCCACACCCCAAGAATTTACTGCATCACAAAGAATTGGAAATTCTCCTACAAACTAGTCAAACTCATTTTATACTTCCGAAGGTTTTTGGAACTTTTGTTCTTGAAAAGGTAGAAATTGTCTTGTACATGAGAAGGTTAAATTTGTGATTACTGTGAAGAGGAACTGAAATTTACAATTTAGTAATTTTGTTGGGGGTATAGTCATCTGAAATGCGATTCAATAATTAATTTACATTTCCTCTTGTATATTCATATTACTTGGTATACTACTAAATTACAATAATGATTAAAAATTTCAATTTCTTAGTATATACTATTTGTTCCCAGTTGACTAGTGTAATCATGCCCGTCATTCTTTAACAGGTTCTGCTGACTTGTCACCACATTCGTTGACGCTCATAAGCGGGTTTGTTGCTGTAGTATCAGTCAACATTGTAATTGCATTCTACATATATCTGGCAATGAGAGAGCCTTCAGAGAAACACGAACCAGATCCTAAATTTGTATCGGAAGCCGAAGCTAGCATCAAACACTTGGTACCAAATGAAACGCAAGAAACTTCATCGATCCATAAGAAAGACGAGTAAGCGCTTGTCTTGATTTCGTTTGCTTTCAGCTAGTTAATTTGGCACTTCTACAATTTTATTTTCATGTCAGGATCCTTAAGGTATCCATTTGTTAGTAATTTTCTCATGCCATTTGTTAGTAAATTTTACTTTCAACGATTAACGTTTTGTTATCTCGAAGATATTGCCTAAGATTCGATCATACTCATGTAAGTTGATTGGATGTAGGTGAGGGAGAAGGAATATTTGCTAGTAAGTTGGATGAAATTAAAACGACCATTTTATAGATATGAAATCTTATCTCGTTAAGAAAACTAGAGAATCCAACACATAGATAATACCACTCTCAACAATGACATCTATCTTCACGACTCACGAGAAAAACGACCATTTTATAGATATGAAATCTTATCTCGTTAAGAAAACTAGAGAATCCAACACATAGATAATACCACTCTCAACAATGACATCTATCTTCACGACTCACGAGAACAAACCGCCACATCAGTATTTTCGCCCCATTTCCTCCCCAGCACATGGCTACTGACATCACTCACATACTTCCTCACCAAAATATGGCCCcacatttaattaatttaatattttaactaataataataataataataataataatattatttatactaaTTTTATCTAtagttataaatgttattattaattatttttttaattttaatatttaaacatatttttattttttatatttatattatttatattatttttagacCCACTTTCAGTAAATGTTGGAATTATTTATAAAAGGTATTATTTATGGACCAAACTTTCACCATCATCTCTTCAGCATCCATAGCATCCATAAAACTTAGAAAGTTGTTCAATGTTCGCCATTTTTAACAACCTTGAAAACTTTTCAAACAaaactaaatacatatatacaacAAAATAAAATGCAGGACCCACCATTTTATCCAAATGGTTCTTACTGCATTATGCTATCGAAAGACAAAAATCATGGAGAGACTGTGAGGGCGAAGCAGGGCGAACCTCACAGCGAGGCGAttgttaggaatttatggacccCAAACAACAATCACTAGTCCAATATGGCGATCCCACAATCGACAAACGCCCAAAATAACAAAAGCAAAGCAAACGACACACTTAGCAAcgcgttgagcagatgtgcaccaagAGGCTGTTAATGTATGTAGGCTTCGGCAGAGGCTTACTTGGTGGTTAAGTTAGGGTTTGGCCAACCCTAATTTAGTTTGGGCCAGTTTAGGGTTTTATTTAGACTAGGGTTTATTTAATCCTTGTCTATAAATAGTCTCTCAATTGTATGTACTTTGTatcacctccaaattaataataatactctctagttccaaagtggatgtaggtttcacatcgaaactgaaccactataattctcgtgtcGTTTCTTTTAATTCATGTGTTTATATCTCGGCTATTATTGTGTGTGTTTGTGATTGCTTGATCGATTAGGGTTACTACTCTGATCAAGgcagatatagcacatgcagttgggatGGTTAGTCGCTTTATGTCAGCTCCGGGGAAGGAACATCGGGAAGCAGTGAAATGGATATTACGGTATTTAAAGGGTACTCCCAAAGTTGGGTTATGTTTCAAGGGCAGGGATACTACTCTCAGGGGTTATTCTGATGCAGATTTGGGTAGATGCAATAATACCTTCAAGAGCACCACCGGGTATGTATTTACTATAGGAGGAACAGCAGTGAGTTGGATGTCTAGGCTTCAAAAGAGCGTGGCTCTATCTACTACCGAAGCAGAATACATGGCTTTGACTGAAGCCAGTAAAGAACTAGTGTGGTTGAAGACATTCATGAAAGAACTGGGCAGCAAACAGACAGAATTTATCTTATATTGTGATAATGAGAGCGCAATCAagttagcaaaga
The window above is part of the Rutidosis leptorrhynchoides isolate AG116_Rl617_1_P2 chromosome 1, CSIRO_AGI_Rlap_v1, whole genome shotgun sequence genome. Proteins encoded here:
- the LOC139858728 gene encoding uncharacterized protein, whose protein sequence is MAKVIEKFFITSMLMWMVPIAILYAFNNNLFPGSADLSPHSLTLISGFVAVVSVNIVIAFYIYLAMREPSEKHEPDPKFVSEAEASIKHLVPNETQETSSIHKKDE
- the LOC139858720 gene encoding uncharacterized protein; the encoded protein is MKSVVGKVVSNKMQKSVVVAVDRLFHNKLYNRYVKRTSKFMAHDEQNQCNIGDRVKLDPSRPLSKRKNWVVAEILKKARIYTPPSPATPGDQGSKTAVAASSSS